In a single window of the Mucilaginibacter defluvii genome:
- the proB gene encoding glutamate 5-kinase codes for MKYKRIIIKIGSNVLTQSNGLIDEQRIAHLTNQITKLKNGGVEVILVSSGAVASGRGLIRVADRCDAVAARQLMASVGQVKLINIYADSFAKSAQLCSQVLVTKEDFRDRTHYLNIKNCLEILLQHSVIPIVNENDVVSVTELMFTDNDELAGLIASMLNAQALIILTNVDGIFNGNPALESSQVIREVNGKGVDLSAFVMQGKSQFGRGGMITKTHMAQKVAQLGITVHIANGTRQNILQDILAGNVPHTRFLPQKITSGRKKWLAHSETAATGLVELNDGAKQALSSDKAISLLPVGIHAVKSDFRKGDIIKLIDSTGNIIGVGRAEYGADKARERMGQKNQKPLVHYDYLYLQ; via the coding sequence ATGAAATATAAGCGAATAATTATAAAAATAGGCTCAAACGTACTTACGCAAAGCAATGGCCTTATAGATGAGCAGCGGATAGCGCACCTAACCAATCAGATCACGAAATTAAAAAATGGCGGTGTCGAGGTTATACTGGTTTCATCGGGAGCGGTGGCCTCGGGGCGTGGATTAATACGCGTTGCCGACCGTTGTGACGCGGTTGCAGCCCGGCAGTTGATGGCTTCGGTGGGCCAAGTAAAATTGATTAATATCTACGCTGATTCGTTTGCAAAGTCGGCGCAGCTATGTTCACAGGTTTTGGTTACCAAAGAAGATTTCAGAGACCGGACGCATTACCTTAATATAAAAAACTGCCTGGAAATATTGCTGCAACACAGTGTAATTCCTATCGTAAATGAAAATGATGTGGTTTCGGTAACAGAACTTATGTTTACCGATAACGATGAGCTGGCCGGGCTTATCGCTTCGATGCTTAACGCGCAGGCATTGATAATACTTACTAATGTTGACGGTATATTCAATGGCAACCCGGCGCTTGAGTCCTCTCAGGTTATCCGGGAAGTAAATGGCAAAGGCGTTGATCTGTCTGCTTTTGTTATGCAGGGTAAATCTCAATTTGGCCGTGGCGGCATGATTACCAAAACCCACATGGCGCAAAAGGTAGCGCAACTAGGTATAACCGTGCATATTGCCAATGGTACCCGGCAAAACATTCTGCAGGATATTTTAGCTGGAAATGTACCGCACACCCGCTTTTTGCCGCAAAAAATTACATCCGGCCGCAAAAAATGGCTGGCGCATTCAGAAACGGCAGCTACCGGCTTGGTAGAGTTAAACGATGGTGCTAAACAGGCGCTATCATCGGATAAAGCGATCAGTTTGCTGCCGGTCGGAATACATGCTGTCAAATCAGATTTCAGAAAGGGCGATATCATTAAATTGATTGACAGCACAGGCAACATTATTGGCGTTGGCCGTGCGGAATACGGGGCTGATAAAGCACGCGAACGCATGGGCCAGAAAAATCAGAAGCCGCTGGTACATTACGATTATCTTTACCTACAATAA
- a CDS encoding glutamate-5-semialdehyde dehydrogenase codes for MEDITTYNFYFDNAVAASRKMAGLSADVINKVLHEVAAAAVDHTEFIIGENKKDLALMPADDPKYDRLKMTAERIQSIANDIVAVSKLQSPLGKVLEERVLENGLQLKKLSVPLGVIGVIYEARPNVTFDVFALCFKTGNVAVLKGGSDADHSNRCIAGIIRQVLEKNNLDKNILTLLPAQREATHALLNATGKVDVLIPRGSQGLIDYVRDNSKVPVIETGAGIVHTYIAPSAEVVKSQDIVLNAKTRRVSVCNALDCLLVHSSQLTNLAAIVAPLAEKNVIIYADNPAYHQLKNHYLHSLLQHAEDKHFGIEFLDYKLAIKTVDSMDSALNHIAIHSSKHSEAILTENEDEANRFSAEVDAAAVYVNASTAFTDGAQFGLGAEIGISTQKLHARGPMALNELTSYKWVIRGTGQIRTT; via the coding sequence ATGGAGGATATAACAACTTACAATTTTTATTTTGATAACGCTGTCGCGGCAAGCCGTAAAATGGCCGGCTTATCCGCAGACGTTATAAATAAAGTACTCCATGAGGTGGCTGCCGCTGCCGTTGATCATACGGAGTTTATTATCGGCGAAAACAAAAAAGATCTCGCCCTGATGCCCGCCGATGATCCGAAGTATGACAGGCTGAAAATGACCGCCGAGCGCATTCAAAGTATCGCGAATGATATTGTTGCAGTGAGTAAGCTACAATCGCCGTTAGGAAAAGTATTGGAAGAACGTGTTCTTGAAAACGGACTACAGTTAAAAAAACTTTCGGTACCGCTTGGCGTAATCGGCGTTATTTATGAGGCGCGGCCTAATGTTACTTTCGATGTATTCGCGCTTTGTTTTAAAACCGGCAATGTAGCCGTTTTAAAGGGGGGTAGTGATGCCGATCATTCCAACAGGTGCATTGCGGGAATTATCCGGCAGGTATTGGAGAAAAACAATCTCGACAAAAATATCCTCACCCTGCTCCCCGCCCAACGCGAGGCTACCCATGCCCTGCTAAACGCTACAGGTAAGGTTGATGTGCTTATTCCACGCGGAAGTCAGGGCTTGATTGATTATGTACGTGATAACAGCAAAGTACCTGTTATTGAAACCGGTGCCGGTATTGTACACACCTATATCGCGCCTTCAGCCGAAGTTGTAAAATCACAGGATATAGTGCTTAACGCCAAAACACGACGTGTAAGTGTTTGTAACGCTTTAGATTGTTTACTTGTGCACTCATCGCAATTGACAAATCTCGCGGCTATTGTTGCCCCACTTGCCGAAAAGAACGTAATTATTTATGCGGATAATCCTGCTTATCATCAACTAAAAAACCATTACCTGCATAGTTTACTACAACATGCTGAGGATAAACATTTTGGTATAGAATTTCTAGATTATAAACTGGCGATAAAAACTGTTGACAGTATGGATAGCGCGCTAAACCATATCGCCATACATAGCTCAAAACACAGCGAGGCCATATTAACAGAAAACGAGGATGAAGCCAACCGCTTTAGCGCAGAAGTTGATGCCGCAGCCGTTTATGTTAATGCCTCTACCGCGTTTACTGATGGCGCCCAGTTTGGTTTAGGGGCCGAGATAGGCATCAGTACACAAAAGCTACATGCCCGTGGCCCGATGGCGCTCAACGAATTAACAAGTTACAAATGGGTAATTAGGGGAACAGGGCAAATCAGGACAACCTGA
- the mnmA gene encoding tRNA 2-thiouridine(34) synthase MnmA, which translates to MSKHGRILVAMSGGVDSSVAAVMLHEQGYEVIGLTMKTWDYASSGGSSKETGCCSLDSINDARALAVSYGFPHYILDIRNEFGDFVIDNFVDEYLAGRTPNPCVLCNTHIKWEALLKRADKLDCEFIATGHYANIRVHDNGRYVISKGKDVNKDQSYVLWGVSQKNLARTKFPLGSFSKPEIRQMALDMGQMELAGKSESYEICFVPDNDYRSFLRHKVEDLDERVGKGNYVLTDGTVVGQHEGYPFYTVGQRKGLGIALGKPMFVTAIQPDTNTVVLGTAEELERKEAWVKNLNLIKYETITEPIEAVTKIRYKDAGTLSNIVQMGEHMKVDFHHAVSGIAPGQSAVFYEGNDLLGGGFLI; encoded by the coding sequence ATGAGCAAGCACGGTAGAATATTGGTGGCCATGAGTGGTGGTGTAGATAGTTCGGTAGCGGCAGTAATGCTGCACGAGCAAGGTTACGAGGTTATTGGCCTCACCATGAAAACCTGGGATTACGCGTCATCCGGCGGCAGCTCTAAAGAAACCGGCTGCTGTAGCCTGGATAGTATTAACGATGCGCGCGCGTTGGCAGTGAGTTACGGCTTTCCGCATTATATACTTGATATTCGTAACGAATTTGGCGACTTTGTTATAGACAACTTTGTTGATGAATACCTTGCGGGCCGTACCCCTAACCCATGTGTACTATGCAATACCCATATTAAATGGGAAGCCTTACTGAAACGTGCCGATAAGCTGGATTGTGAGTTTATAGCTACCGGGCATTATGCTAATATAAGGGTACATGATAATGGTCGCTACGTAATTTCAAAAGGTAAGGATGTAAACAAAGACCAATCTTACGTACTGTGGGGCGTATCGCAAAAAAACCTGGCACGTACTAAATTTCCTTTAGGAAGCTTTTCAAAGCCGGAGATCAGGCAGATGGCGCTGGATATGGGCCAGATGGAGCTTGCAGGCAAGAGCGAGAGTTACGAGATATGCTTCGTGCCGGATAATGATTACCGATCGTTTCTGCGCCATAAGGTTGAAGATTTAGATGAACGGGTTGGTAAAGGCAATTATGTACTTACTGACGGAACCGTTGTAGGGCAGCATGAGGGGTATCCCTTTTACACCGTAGGCCAGCGCAAGGGCTTGGGAATAGCTTTAGGTAAGCCTATGTTTGTTACTGCTATACAGCCCGATACAAATACTGTAGTATTGGGCACAGCCGAAGAATTGGAACGTAAAGAAGCCTGGGTAAAAAATTTAAACCTGATAAAATACGAAACGATTACTGAGCCTATTGAAGCAGTTACAAAGATCCGATACAAAGACGCAGGCACGTTAAGCAACATTGTACAAATGGGCGAACACATGAAAGTTGATTTCCACCATGCGGTTTCCGGCATAGCCCCTGGTCAATCTGCCGTGTTTTACGAAGGCAATGATCTTCTTGGCGGAGGTTTTCTGATCTAA
- the topA gene encoding type I DNA topoisomerase, whose amino-acid sequence MAKNLLIVESPAKAKTIEGYLGKDFTVKSSYGHIRDLVKSEDAIDIANNFQQKYEVPADKKQVVSELKKLAKEAETVWLASDEDREGEAISWHLFDTLNLKEDKTKRIVFHEITKPAILKAIDNPRTIDYNLVNAQQARRVLDRLVGFELSPVLWKKVKPSLSAGRVQSVAVRLIVEREREINKFQTEAAFKIVAIFGKGKNAFKAELPQRFAQQADAEKFLQDCIGADFTVDSLETKPAKRSPAAPFTTSTLQQEASRKLGYSVSRTMSLAQRLYESGNITYMRTDSVNLSDMALNAAAQEIRSAYGEQYHQQRKYKTKSASAQEAHEAIRPTYFDRHTIDGDNAEKRLYELIWKRAIASQMSEAQFEKTTAKIGISTRNEDLIASGEVMKFDGFLKVYLESNDDEEDNQQDGDNAMLPPLQKGQQLDLQELSATERFSRPPARYTEASLVKKLEELGIGRPSTYAPTISTIQNRGYVVKEDRDGKARNYRVLTLKEGSISKQEKSENTGAERGKLFPTDIGAVVNDFLVQHFNGIVDFNFTASVEKQFDEIAQGMKEWTDMIRKFYAPFHKDVENTIETADKARGERELGVHPESGKKISVRIGRYGPFVQVGDNDDADNKPLYASLRTGQSIETISLEEALELFKLPKKVGVFEDKEMTVAIGKFGPYIRHSSAFYSLPKGIDPLDVSTEQAIEIINEKRKKDAEKLIKVFDEDPEAKILNGRWGPYIEYGKQNIKIPKDKDPNTITFEDVKALAGEAGKEPKKGAKKFAKKK is encoded by the coding sequence ATGGCTAAAAACTTACTCATAGTAGAATCACCCGCGAAGGCAAAAACCATCGAGGGTTACCTTGGCAAAGACTTCACCGTAAAATCGAGCTACGGGCATATCCGCGATCTGGTGAAATCCGAGGATGCTATTGACATAGCCAATAATTTTCAACAAAAATATGAAGTACCGGCAGATAAAAAGCAGGTAGTTAGCGAGTTAAAAAAGTTAGCTAAGGAGGCCGAAACGGTATGGCTGGCATCCGATGAGGACCGCGAGGGAGAAGCTATATCATGGCACTTATTTGATACGCTCAATTTAAAAGAAGATAAAACTAAGCGCATTGTATTTCACGAGATTACCAAACCAGCTATATTAAAAGCAATTGATAATCCTCGTACTATAGATTATAACCTGGTAAATGCACAACAGGCCCGCCGGGTGTTAGACAGGCTGGTGGGGTTTGAACTTTCCCCTGTTCTCTGGAAAAAGGTAAAGCCATCTTTATCCGCCGGCCGTGTACAATCAGTAGCTGTAAGGTTAATTGTTGAACGCGAACGTGAGATCAACAAATTCCAAACCGAAGCGGCCTTTAAAATTGTAGCGATTTTTGGCAAGGGTAAAAACGCTTTTAAGGCTGAACTGCCGCAACGGTTTGCCCAACAGGCAGATGCCGAGAAGTTTTTGCAGGACTGTATAGGCGCCGATTTTACGGTTGATTCGCTTGAAACAAAGCCTGCAAAACGCTCACCGGCAGCCCCTTTTACAACATCAACCCTGCAACAGGAAGCAAGTCGCAAATTGGGTTATTCCGTTTCTCGTACCATGTCATTAGCGCAACGGCTTTATGAGTCGGGTAATATTACCTATATGCGTACGGACTCGGTAAACCTGTCAGACATGGCTTTGAATGCCGCGGCGCAGGAAATCCGAAGCGCTTATGGGGAGCAATACCATCAGCAACGAAAATATAAAACCAAAAGCGCAAGCGCCCAGGAAGCACACGAGGCGATCAGGCCCACTTATTTTGACAGGCATACCATTGATGGCGATAACGCTGAGAAGCGTTTATATGAATTGATCTGGAAACGTGCAATAGCGTCGCAAATGAGTGAAGCGCAGTTTGAGAAAACCACTGCAAAGATTGGTATATCAACGCGTAATGAGGACTTAATTGCCAGTGGCGAGGTGATGAAATTCGACGGTTTCTTGAAAGTGTACCTCGAAAGCAACGACGATGAGGAAGACAATCAACAGGATGGTGACAACGCCATGCTGCCGCCGCTGCAAAAGGGCCAGCAACTGGATTTACAGGAGCTTTCCGCAACGGAGCGCTTCTCTCGTCCACCCGCACGTTACACAGAGGCAAGTTTGGTGAAAAAATTAGAGGAATTGGGTATTGGTCGTCCGTCAACCTACGCTCCTACCATTTCTACTATACAAAACCGTGGTTATGTTGTTAAGGAAGATCGTGATGGAAAAGCACGTAATTACCGTGTATTAACCTTAAAGGAAGGCTCAATCTCCAAGCAGGAAAAATCGGAGAATACCGGTGCCGAGCGCGGTAAGCTTTTTCCTACTGATATTGGCGCGGTGGTAAATGATTTCCTGGTACAGCACTTTAACGGCATTGTTGATTTCAACTTTACCGCGAGCGTTGAGAAGCAATTTGACGAAATAGCCCAGGGGATGAAAGAATGGACGGACATGATCCGTAAATTTTATGCGCCTTTCCATAAAGATGTTGAGAACACCATCGAAACAGCCGACAAAGCACGCGGCGAACGTGAGTTAGGCGTACATCCGGAATCCGGCAAAAAAATATCGGTACGTATTGGTCGCTATGGCCCCTTTGTACAGGTTGGGGATAACGACGATGCCGACAACAAACCATTATATGCGAGTTTACGCACCGGCCAAAGCATTGAAACCATTTCACTTGAAGAAGCACTTGAATTGTTTAAGCTTCCGAAAAAAGTTGGCGTATTTGAGGATAAGGAAATGACCGTAGCTATCGGTAAGTTTGGCCCTTACATCCGTCATAGCAGCGCTTTTTACTCGCTGCCAAAAGGTATTGATCCATTGGACGTAAGCACAGAGCAGGCGATTGAGATCATCAACGAAAAGCGAAAAAAGGACGCAGAGAAGCTGATTAAAGTATTTGATGAAGACCCGGAAGCAAAAATACTCAACGGACGCTGGGGTCCTTATATAGAATACGGTAAACAGAACATCAAGATACCTAAGGATAAAGACCCTAACACCATTACTTTTGAGGATGTAAAGGCATTAGCCGGTGAAGCTGGTAAAGAGCCAAAAAAGGGTGCTAAGAAGTTCGCCAAGAAGAAGTAA